GCTTAATCACTAACGTGACATCATCTACTTGCTGCGGAATAGTTATTTTTACACCTTGCAGTGGCAACTCTTTATTAGCGTCTATTGCTGCAAAGTTATCATTCGCCACTAGCCCTTCAACAGATAACGCAGCAGATTGGGCTATTTTATCAGCAATACAATTATTGCTGGTCAATACTAAGCCATGTTTAGCCACCAGCGCGCCACTGCAATTATTTACTTTTACAGCAGTTGCCAAACTAAGCTGAGTTAATTTATTGATAATGTCTGCTTTTGTGTTGGCGTGATTATTGGCTAGATGTGTGGCTAATTCAGTTTGTTGTGCTGTTTGCCAAAAACCTTCATTCGCCGTCGCTGATAAACAACATAACAACAGCGCTACACTGGCCATACGACATAGATTCATTACACAGTATCACCTGAAAATTCATGGTATTGAACGCTATCACATTCTGAACAGCACACTGACAATAATGCGGCAAGACGCTCAAATTTGCGGTAATTGCCTCATACTGTTTATACAATCAATTAAGCAGTTGATTAAACACTTAATTGTTGCTTATTTCATCCTTGACCTAGGGCGATAACAACGGATAATAAACCCTAACAACAAAATGGGTTTATTTATGGAAGCTTGGTTTGAAAGAATAATGTATGCATCGCGTTGGATTATGGCGCCAATTTATCTTGGTTTAAGTTTGGCACTACTAGCCTTAGGTATTAAATTTTTTCAGGAAATTTGGCACATCATCCCCATTATTTTCTCCATGAAAGAAATTGAATTAGTGTTAGTGGTGCTATCACTCATTGATATTACTTTAGTCGGCGGGTTAATTGTGATGGTAATGTTCTCTGGTTATGAGAACTTTGTTTCAAGATTAGATTTAGAGGACAATGATGAAAAGTTGGGCTGGTTAGGAAAGCTGGATGCCGGTTCATTAAAAAATAAAGTGGCCGCTTCAATCGTGGCTATTTCATCAATACATTTATTAAAAGTATTTATGAATACAGAAAATATCAGTAATGATAAAATTAAATGGTACTTATTAATGCATATCACTTTTGTGCTATCTGCATTTGCTATGGGCTATTTAGATAAGTTACTGCGTAAATAAGTGCAATACAGACTATTCCGCTAAGCTTTCAAGCTTAAGTCCGTTTGCACTATGCTACAAAGGAGTGTCAGCATAGTGAAATTTAGATCTTGTATAACACGATGGCTAACCGTGTATTTGTTGCTATTAGTGAGCGTGCTAAATTTAGCCAATTCGGCTGAATTAGCTGGCGCACCGTTACTGTCGAATTTTAAGCCTAAAGATTACAATGGTGGCACCCAAAACTGGGCCATAGCGCAAGATCAACATGGTTTACTCTATGTTGGTAACAATGTCGGTGTTATGCAGTACGATGGCGCACAATGGCGCATGATCCAAACCGGTAATAAATCTGTAGCTCGCTCTTTAGCCTTAGCTGTTGATGGCAATATTTATGTCGGCGCTAAAGGTGACATTGGCTATCTAGATCAGCAAAACGATAGCCGCTATGTGTCTTTAATTGATCGCATACCTGCCGAATATCGTGATTTTCAAGATGTCCGCCAAACCTTTGCCGCCGCAGAAGGTGTGTACTTTGTTAGCCGTAATTATATCTTTCGTGTTAGCTATGACCATGCCACAGATAATCAGGTAAAAGTATGGCGTACTAACAGCCGGTTTCTTAAAGCTTTTTGGTTAGATGACCGATTAATCGTGCGTGAGCAAGACACAGGCTTAGTGGAGTTAGTTAATAATAACTTTCAATTAGTAGCCGGCAGTGAGCGTTTTGCTAGCACCAGTGTTTATGTATTGCTGCGCTATGACGACACTCGGCTACTGGTTGGCAGCCGCACTAAAGGTTTATATTTAATGGATGCTAATGGCAGTCAGCCATGGCAAACCGATATCAACTCCGTGTTAATGACCGACGTTTTATATACCGGCTATTCATTAAATAGTGGTGATTTTGTGTTAGGCACTAGCCAAAGTGGTGCTTATATACTTACCCCTGAGGGCAAGTTAAAACATCATCTAGATAAATCTGTTGGTGTGGTTGATCAAAACGTAAGAGCCATTTATCAAGACCATCAACAAGGACTCTGGTTAGCTTTAGACCATGGCTTAAGCCGCATTGATTTATCATCGGCAATTTCATATTTTGATGATAACAATGGCCTACGTGGCAATGTTTTAGCCCTGCATAAGCATAATAATGTACTTTATGTCGGTACCAGCTTAGGTTTATTTTATCAAGATAACGGTAAACACTTTACGCTTATTTCTGCCATACAAAAGCAAACTTGGGACTTTATGGAGTTCGGCCCACTCTTACTGGTTGCCAATAGCCGGGGCGTATATAGCTTAGTTCAGCAGCAGCTGCAATTAATTCGCCCCTCAGAGCAGGCCAGTAAAACCCTATATCAATCAAAAGCCAACCCAGATCGCTTATATATTGGTTTACAAGATGGTCTTGCTAGCATGCGCTATGACAACGGCAATTGGCATGATGAAGGTCAAGTCCCCGGTGTCAAAGGCAATATAAATAGTATTTTAGAATTAGATAATGGCGAGCTGTGGTTAGGCTCGTTAGCGCATGGTGTGTATCAATTAATTATTCCGCAACAATGGCAAGGCGGTAATTCTGTGCCCTTAGCGTTGAAGCGTTTTGCTAAAACCGCTGGCTTACCTAGTGCCAACCGTAATGCTGTTTCAGTATTTAACCAACAACTGCTTATTGCCACTGTTGCCGGCTTTTACCGCTTCGATCGAATAAAAGAGCAGTTTTATTTAGACCAAAAATTGGCTGCTGCTTTTAGCCAACCCCAACCTTGGGTGCGTTTACCCCAAGAAGATATCGCCGGTAATTTATGGCTATTAACGTGGGATAACACTGACGGCAGTCGCCGTGCTGGTGCTTTATTGGCCGACAATTCTGGGCAGTATCGTTGGCAGGCCGCAGCCCTAGAGCCTTTAAGAGATATACCCTTTGATACCTTAATGATTGATCAAGCCAATACTATATGGTTTGGTGGCGCCGAAGGTGTGTTTCGCTTTGCCAGTGAAGAGCACCAAACCATTACTACTAAAGCCCCACTAATACGCCAGCTGCGTCAAATTGGCGATGCTAATGTGCTCTTTTCAGGTACTGCTATGTCTACACAACAAGAATTGGCCTTAGCCCCCAACGTTAATAGTTTACGTTTTGTTTATGCTAGCCCTAATTACAGCCATCTATTTACGCCACAGTTTCAAGTTAAATTAGAAGGTTATGATAAAGACTGGTCTGAATTCAGCACTGAGCTGTATCGTGACTATACTAATTTGCCCAGTGGCGATTACCAATTTATGCTGCGCAGTCGAGATAACCAAAATGAACTGTATTTATCCCAGCCATTACAATTTAGTATTACTAAAGCGTGGTATTTAACTAGTTATGCCTTATTCAGTTACTTGCTGCTATTTGCTTTAAGCCTGTACTTAATACTTAAAGGCTATTATTACTCACTGCAAAAAGATAAAGAAAAACTAACTCTGCAAATACAGCAACACAGTGCCGACATGCAGCTCACCATGAAAGAACTCCAACAAGCAAAACTACATGCTGAAGCAGCTTCTGTAGCCAAGGGTGAGTTTCTGGCTAATATGAGCCATGAATTACGCACCCCGCTAAATGCTGTACTTGGCTTCGCTGAACTCGCCCAAGAATGTAATGATCCTATTAAGCGCAATAGCTATCTGCAAAAAATTCAAGCCTCAGGCAAAGTTTTACTCAGTGTGATTAGTGACATTTTAGATTTTTCAAAAGTAGAAGCGGATAAGCTACAACTAGAGAGTCTGCCTTTTTCGCTGGTCGACACGGTTGAGCAAGTCAGCGATATCTTTAGTAATCAGCTACAACATAAACCGCTTAAATTCAGCAAACATATTGATAGCAACATACCTACATTAGTCGCAGGCGATGCTTTACGCTTAAGCCAAATATTAATTAACTTGCTAAGTAACGCTATAAAGTTTACTGAACGCGGCGAAATAACCTTAAGCATCACGCAAAGCCAACAACAGCATAGCGGGCAAACATTAATTAACTTTAGCGTAGCAGACACCGGTATTGGTATTGCGCTTGAACAGCAAAAAGATTTGTTTACCGCTTTTAATCAAGCAGATAGCTCTATCAGCCGTAAGTATGGCGGTACCGGTTTAGGCTTAGCCATTAGTCACCGTTTAGTGAAATTAATGGGCGGAAACTTACAGTTAAGTAGTCAGAAAGGCGTCGGTAGTCGTTTTTATTTTAGCTTGCTGTTTAATCAGGTGCCGCCACAAGCAGCGGGTTCTAATTTTACAGCCACAATAGCTGCAACCGGTTCAGCAACCAGTAAATCAAGTGAAGCCACTGCTGTTACTTTAGCAAACCAGTCAACAACAGCGCAGCAAGAGCCCAAAAGACTTACCCCAGCGCAACACACCGTATTGTTAGTAGAAGATAATTACTTTAACCAAGTGTTAGTACAAATTGTGTTACAAAAATTAGGCTATCAAATATTAACGGCTAATAACGGTGAGCAAGCACTAACTATGGCCCAACAGCAACCAGTCTCGTTAGTATTAATGGATATAGAAATGCCCGGCTTAAACGGCTACGAAACAACCGAGCAATTACGTCAGCTAGCCAATTACGCCAACACACCCATTATTGCCATGACTGCCCACTGCAGTGAAGACATTATAAAGCAATGTTACAGCAGCAATATGGATGACGTGCTAAGCAAACCGTTTAGTCACGCCGAATTAATGCAAAAGCTTGAGCGGTGGTTAAGTTAACGGTTAACGAAATATTGCTAATATTGTTGGTGGTGCCTATTGCTACAATAAAAACGCCATGTCCTAATGGACATGGCGTTTTAAAAATTTATTGCTGCACTTTAACAGCCAGTAGCAATCAGTTTAAATTTGCTGAGTCGCATAGCTAGCTTAATTTAAGCCACTTAATACTTACTATGCTGACCAAATATACTGACTAAGAATACTGACTCTTAAAGTTAGACTCTGCCGGTTAAAAAGAGTATCAGCACAATAAGTAGTATTAACCCACCTATGCCGCCAATAACGACGTTCTGCACTACAGCGCCGGCGATTAATAGTAATAATACCAATCCAACTAGACCTAATCTCATAATATATTCCTCGTTACTGTTAATACTATTTTTAGGAATCTAACAGTTATACTCATTCATCACGTTACCGCTGCACTGCATACACACGACGCACCGCTCCAGCACCTAAGTGACCACCAATTAATCCAGCTAACATACCTAAAGCCGCAGCAATAAACGCTGACCATAATACAGCTTGCGTATAAGTGCCCACCGCTTCGGTTGCTTGGTTTAACTTGGCTTTAGCTTTATCAATAAATTGTTTAGCTTCTTTTTCTGCACCGTCAACAATTGCTTGAATATCCTGTTCAGACAAACTGGTATTAACTGCAAGCACATCTTTAGCCATTTCTGGTTGCCCCATGATTAAATATTGGCCAGCTTCCAGCATGGTTTCCTGATCTAACTGTTGCAACGCGCGATTAACTTCTTGTGTTGATACTTCTGAGCCAGCCATATTAGCGATAGATTGACTCATCGCATTTCTAGCGTCATTAAATTGTTCATCTAGCCATTGTTCGGCTTGTATCGCACCATCAGATTTACTCCAGCTTTGTACTTTTTGCTCGGCTCCATTGATAATCGAATCAATTTCAGCATCTGATAAGTTGCTACGTTGCGCTAACTCAGTACGGGCTTTATCTGTATCACCAGCAATTAATGCACTGGTGATAACACCGGTGTCTTCAGCATTTAAAGATTCTATTGCCGAGCGTACTTCGCCTTGATCTGGGCTATTGGCACCGCTGCCGGTATTGCTGATTATATTAGATGCTTGGCGTTTAATAATTGCCGCGATACTGGTCGCTACTGATTCGGGTAAACCGCTATTTACGTCAGCACCTGAGGCTTTGGCTATGACGGTGGTACTCACCTTATTGGCTGAACCCATAGCGCCACTGATGGCATTTACTACACCACCGACGCCAGCTGCACCCAATAAGATAATAAGCACTGTACCCACTGACCAAACAGTCAGACCATGCAAGGCGCCAATACGATCATCAGCAGTTCCTGACATTTTGGCAGCAAGAAGCCCACCAGCGAAGGTAGCAATAAGCGTGCTTAGCAATATCCAAATTATGGAACCTATACCTAAACCGTCTCCCATGGCTGATAAGTCGGTAGCATCTGCAATACCTACTCCAATTGCAGAGCCAAGTAACAGCATCAGCCAACTAATGGCAATAAATAAGCTGACACCGGCCAATACCGCTCCCCAACTTATACGATGCCCCACGGGAACGTTAAAAGTAGCCCCAGCTACGGTAGATGAATTGTGTGTATCTATAACCATGATGATCTCCTGGATTAAATAGACGGCCGCTGCCTTAACTCAATCAGCTACCGTAGCGTTAGGTGATTAACATTTAATGCAGAAAGTGTTTCGCAAGATTTAAGCCAAGCTTAATGTTAGGTATGTTTTAGTGATCGCGCTTAGTAGCCACTTTAGGTCGGCCCTAAGTAAACTCCGGTTTCTGTTGAAGTTAACTTTTATTTAATTATGGTTAGTCACATTTTTTTGACTGTATTTAAGCGCGCACATGCTATACCAAGAAGACATAACAGCAACATAAATCTGTAACGGTTACCGATTGGATCGTAAGATTTACAAGGTGTTATTTAGAACAATAATAATATACTGCTGCCTGCAATTGATTAACTCAGTTTGTATAAAAAGGGTAATAAAAAAGATAACCCCAACCAGACAATAAAGGTTAATGGCACACCCACTCGCACAAAGTCCATAAAGGTATAACCACCCGCATTCATTACTAACAGGTTGGTTTTATAAGCCATAGGCGTGGCATAGCTCATATTGGCGCCGAACAGCACCGCGATAACAAAAGGTTCCGGATCCAGCTGCAGTTGCTGCGCAATGCTAATAGCAATAGGAGTACCAATAACGGCTGCCGCATTGTTAGAAACGATATTGGTTAAAATAGCCATTAATAGCATTAGCCCAGAAAGAATAACCGGCGCTGAAGCTCCGCTGGTTACCGCAACAAACACCTGCGCCAAATATTCAGCACCGCCAGTTTGTAACATGGCCGAGCCCAACGCTAAACTCGCGACTACAATCATAATTACCCTAGTGCTTAAAGCCATAGAAGCATGGCGCCAAGATAAGCAGCGGGTTAATAACATGATTAATACCCCACACACCGCACTAATAGCAATAGTGGCTAGACCAAAGGCAGCAACGATAACAATGCCGGCCATAATAAATAATGCGGTAAGCGCCTTGTCGGTATACGGCAAGTCAGCGGTTGCATCCAGCACCAGTAAATCACCGGCTCGTTTTATTTCTGCTATTTTTTCATCCTGCCCCTGCACCAACAAAATGTCACCGGTACGCATCCGCACTTGCTCTATTTTTGAACGCAAGGTTTCTAGTGTGCTACCTTTGCGCGATATCGCCAGTACCAATAACTGATATCTATCGTCAAAGTTAATTTGCCGCAGAGTCATGCCTTGTAACGGCGAGCCTTGCACCACGATAATTTCAGCGATTTGTTGACCTGCACCCGACAATGGATGTTCTTCATCGACAGCAGTGTCTCCCACATATAATGTCGCCCCCAGCGCTCGTTCAAATTCTTTAAGGTTATCCGGCGTATCGTTGACTAATAATCGATCGCCAGCATGAATATGAGTATCGGGCAGTGGCATTAAAAAGGTGCCACTACCACGCATGATCCGCTTAACTTCCATTATGCCACCGGTGGCTGCAAATAATTCTGATAGGGTTTTATCAACCGCAAAGCCCTCATCCAGAATAACCAATTGAGCCGAAAATATTCTGGGCGAGGTATCAGTCAGTGTCGCTTGTCTGGGCGGTAACAGCAGTGGCGCGATTAACCACAGATAAAGAATAGCCAGTGAGGCAACGATGGCCGCAGGGATAAAAAAATCAAACATCTGTATTCGTGGTAATCCCATATCCGCAGCCACAGACACCACTAACAAGTTAGTCGAAGTACCAATAGTTGTACTCATACCACCCACTAGCGTCGCAAACCCCATGGGCATTAATACTCTTGTAGACGATGTACCCGTTCGTAACGACACACTAATCAGGATGGGTAACAGCAGAATAACGATGGGAACGTTATTAATAAAGGCACTAAGAAAGGCGCCGATAATAAGTGTCAGCAACATACTCAGTTTTGGGCTGTGTTGCCACAAACGAGCCAAATTTCGCCCCACCGGCTCAAGTGCACCCGTACGCACCAAACCATGACCCGCGATCATCAGCGCACACACCGCGATCAATGCCTCATGACCAAAACCGTTGAAAAACGCCACTGCCTCAAGCGGCTCACCCTCTGGCGTAATATAAGGAAATGCCGTAAAGCCACAGGTAAGTAATACCAATATAATTAGACTAGAGGTTTCAATAGCCATTTTTTCGCGGCTAAACAACACCAGCGCAAGTACAACTAATCCCAGCACAGCTAAGGTATGCGGTTCAGGCATAGGTGGATAATTCATTGGTTATACTCGCCTGTAGTTACATTTCAATTAGATTAACCTGTAATTAAAGAAGCTTGCAGTTAGCCTTGCCTGTAATGAAAACAACCTGAAACATTAGGCATTTCCCACTCAGTTTTAACCGCTATAAAATAGTACCAACAGCAAATAAATTCCGCGGGAACAAACAAATAATAGAACTGACCTAGCAAAATGTCAGGCCGTTTTAAGAAAAAACGGCACAAAACCAATAAATTAAACGTAGGTAAGTTAAAGCTGGCTAGTCGCTACCTTTAATTACAGCTGCTACTCTCGTTTGGTGACTTCAATTTTGATAAATTCTGGTAAATTTGGACCTTGCTAAAAACTAAACTGTGCCTAATTGTGAGCATTGTTCTGTCTATTTAACTCTAACCAACCTTACATGTATCAGATCATTTCCTTGCAACAGTGTATTTTTATCGATAATTTTCCAAGCTTCTTCAAATTCTTCGTTTTTGAATACCAGATAACTTTCCTTGCCTGATTTACGCACAAATACCTTGTCGTATTCAGAACGCGCACCTTCATCTTCCATGTAATCTGCACCGATTATAATGTTATGGTCTCCCATATTACCTATATATGCATTTACCGGCTCATTAGATGACCCCATAATAGCTACGTACTCCCCCTCATAGCCATGACCACAGCCCAACATAAAGCTTATCACTGCCACCATTAGGCTATATTTTAACACCTTCATATATGTCTCCATTTTTAAGTTGATACCTAACTCTGTGCACTTGTTTTCGGATAGGCAACTGCGCTCTTGCCCTAATATGGCGCCGCTAATTAACTAGTTTGCATATTGTTAACAAAACTTGCAGCCATTTACCATCTATACTTGAAAAAAGATTAATTTTATCAAGGTAACAGTATGGTTTAACAATAGTTAACCCCTAACCCTATACCTCAAGTTAAGAGGCTTTGTAATAGATGTGTCTGCTGAAGTTTGATTAACATATGCTATAAAGGTACAATTTTTGAATGTACTAATGGCCTATCTTATATAGAGAAATAATGTGGATGAAACGTATATTTATTGCCGCTATTTTAGGCGCAGCCTTATTTATGTCGATGGCTCTGCTCAGTAATGTTGGCCCAATGGAGCGCCAGTTGCATGACGCCGCTGCAACGGGTGATAGCCGTCAAATAGCAGTGCTACTTAGCCAAGGGGCTAATATCGACGCCCGCAATGCTTTAATGCGCACACCGCTAATGCTTGCCACACGTGCTAATCATATCGAGGCCGCCAAGTTGCTAATTAACGCCGGTGCAGACGTTAATGCCAAAGATGCGATTCAAGATAGCCCTTATCTATACGCTGGTGCGCGCGGGCACCTCGAAATTCTGCAAATGACACTTAACAACGGGGCTGATTTAGCTAGCACCAACCGCTATGGCGGCACGGCTATTATTCCGGCGGCAGAGAGAGGGCATGTTGAAACAGTGCGCACACTTATCCAAGCTGGTACTGACATTGATCAAATTAATTACTTGGGTTGGACCGCTTTACTAGAAGCGATTATTCTCGCAGATGGCGGGCCTCGTCACATTGCTATTGTTCAGCTGCTGCTAGACGCAGGTGCCAACGTCAACTTGGCAGACAAAGACGGTATTACACCGCTACAACATGCGCGCCAGAGAGGTTATACTGAAATGGTTAACATTTTGGAAAAAGCGGGGGCTAAATAAGCCGCGCCATTGTTAACAACAGCTAATAATAGCGCAGTACCTATTTGTTTATGTTGATAAACCATTGCCCTTCTCCTTGAACAGCTAGTCTTTTTTATCTATGGTTACCTCAATAGATTTACTATCACCTGCAAACCACTTCTGCACATACAAAGTACCCACGATAGGCGCGGTTCCTTCATCTGGCATCTCTTTATAACGCACACTGTTTTTGGTTTCTTTTTCGTATACAAACTTAACTACTTTTTTGGTCATTAGCTATTCTCTCTATAAGATAAGCCGCATCACTACAGCGACACAGCTGTAACCTAGCCCGGCAACTGCGGGCAATATGCTCATAGCAAAGCCGGGAGCCCGCCATAACGGATTATGTTTATAAGCTAACCAAAATATAATACGGCCGATAAAAAAGATAGCAGAATAGATTGGTAATAAACTTAGATAGTTAAAGGGAAGCAGCACAGATAACGCTAATGTCGTTAAGGCGAAAAGAACAACTTGTTCATGAGTATTAGATAACACCCTCAGGTTAACGGCCATGGCGTTTGAATTAGCCACAACTAGTAGTGGATTATCGGATGGGT
The sequence above is drawn from the Rheinheimera salexigens genome and encodes:
- a CDS encoding TIGR00645 family protein, translated to MEAWFERIMYASRWIMAPIYLGLSLALLALGIKFFQEIWHIIPIIFSMKEIELVLVVLSLIDITLVGGLIVMVMFSGYENFVSRLDLEDNDEKLGWLGKLDAGSLKNKVAASIVAISSIHLLKVFMNTENISNDKIKWYLLMHITFVLSAFAMGYLDKLLRK
- a CDS encoding hybrid sensor histidine kinase/response regulator; the encoded protein is MKFRSCITRWLTVYLLLLVSVLNLANSAELAGAPLLSNFKPKDYNGGTQNWAIAQDQHGLLYVGNNVGVMQYDGAQWRMIQTGNKSVARSLALAVDGNIYVGAKGDIGYLDQQNDSRYVSLIDRIPAEYRDFQDVRQTFAAAEGVYFVSRNYIFRVSYDHATDNQVKVWRTNSRFLKAFWLDDRLIVREQDTGLVELVNNNFQLVAGSERFASTSVYVLLRYDDTRLLVGSRTKGLYLMDANGSQPWQTDINSVLMTDVLYTGYSLNSGDFVLGTSQSGAYILTPEGKLKHHLDKSVGVVDQNVRAIYQDHQQGLWLALDHGLSRIDLSSAISYFDDNNGLRGNVLALHKHNNVLYVGTSLGLFYQDNGKHFTLISAIQKQTWDFMEFGPLLLVANSRGVYSLVQQQLQLIRPSEQASKTLYQSKANPDRLYIGLQDGLASMRYDNGNWHDEGQVPGVKGNINSILELDNGELWLGSLAHGVYQLIIPQQWQGGNSVPLALKRFAKTAGLPSANRNAVSVFNQQLLIATVAGFYRFDRIKEQFYLDQKLAAAFSQPQPWVRLPQEDIAGNLWLLTWDNTDGSRRAGALLADNSGQYRWQAAALEPLRDIPFDTLMIDQANTIWFGGAEGVFRFASEEHQTITTKAPLIRQLRQIGDANVLFSGTAMSTQQELALAPNVNSLRFVYASPNYSHLFTPQFQVKLEGYDKDWSEFSTELYRDYTNLPSGDYQFMLRSRDNQNELYLSQPLQFSITKAWYLTSYALFSYLLLFALSLYLILKGYYYSLQKDKEKLTLQIQQHSADMQLTMKELQQAKLHAEAASVAKGEFLANMSHELRTPLNAVLGFAELAQECNDPIKRNSYLQKIQASGKVLLSVISDILDFSKVEADKLQLESLPFSLVDTVEQVSDIFSNQLQHKPLKFSKHIDSNIPTLVAGDALRLSQILINLLSNAIKFTERGEITLSITQSQQQHSGQTLINFSVADTGIGIALEQQKDLFTAFNQADSSISRKYGGTGLGLAISHRLVKLMGGNLQLSSQKGVGSRFYFSLLFNQVPPQAAGSNFTATIAATGSATSKSSEATAVTLANQSTTAQQEPKRLTPAQHTVLLVEDNYFNQVLVQIVLQKLGYQILTANNGEQALTMAQQQPVSLVLMDIEMPGLNGYETTEQLRQLANYANTPIIAMTAHCSEDIIKQCYSSNMDDVLSKPFSHAELMQKLERWLS
- a CDS encoding SLC13 family permease, which gives rise to MNYPPMPEPHTLAVLGLVVLALVLFSREKMAIETSSLIILVLLTCGFTAFPYITPEGEPLEAVAFFNGFGHEALIAVCALMIAGHGLVRTGALEPVGRNLARLWQHSPKLSMLLTLIIGAFLSAFINNVPIVILLLPILISVSLRTGTSSTRVLMPMGFATLVGGMSTTIGTSTNLLVVSVAADMGLPRIQMFDFFIPAAIVASLAILYLWLIAPLLLPPRQATLTDTSPRIFSAQLVILDEGFAVDKTLSELFAATGGIMEVKRIMRGSGTFLMPLPDTHIHAGDRLLVNDTPDNLKEFERALGATLYVGDTAVDEEHPLSGAGQQIAEIIVVQGSPLQGMTLRQINFDDRYQLLVLAISRKGSTLETLRSKIEQVRMRTGDILLVQGQDEKIAEIKRAGDLLVLDATADLPYTDKALTALFIMAGIVIVAAFGLATIAISAVCGVLIMLLTRCLSWRHASMALSTRVIMIVVASLALGSAMLQTGGAEYLAQVFVAVTSGASAPVILSGLMLLMAILTNIVSNNAAAVIGTPIAISIAQQLQLDPEPFVIAVLFGANMSYATPMAYKTNLLVMNAGGYTFMDFVRVGVPLTFIVWLGLSFLLPFLYKLS
- a CDS encoding ankyrin repeat domain-containing protein — its product is MKRIFIAAILGAALFMSMALLSNVGPMERQLHDAAATGDSRQIAVLLSQGANIDARNALMRTPLMLATRANHIEAAKLLINAGADVNAKDAIQDSPYLYAGARGHLEILQMTLNNGADLASTNRYGGTAIIPAAERGHVETVRTLIQAGTDIDQINYLGWTALLEAIILADGGPRHIAIVQLLLDAGANVNLADKDGITPLQHARQRGYTEMVNILEKAGAK
- a CDS encoding MAPEG family protein, whose protein sequence is MTQVENNKVVKTGMVIGVIATLFLFVLLYIVSPKFSHEVELLHRIKLAIACLVFPTAFFLVTIVRVGLQRFGNPSDNPLLVVANSNAMAVNLRVLSNTHEQVVLFALTTLALSVLLPFNYLSLLPIYSAIFFIGRIIFWLAYKHNPLWRAPGFAMSILPAVAGLGYSCVAVVMRLIL